The following are encoded in a window of Caretta caretta isolate rCarCar2 chromosome 19, rCarCar1.hap1, whole genome shotgun sequence genomic DNA:
- the LOC125624845 gene encoding cation channel sperm-associated protein 4 isoform X1, which translates to MGRFLNHPAFKIMLAALIICNALIIASRTEVEVEEKYYGLFSAIDNIVLTVLSCEVLLNWYYGFQMYWKDGWNVINFFIVAYLCVGPFISVLNNQKIFWVLRVMRLMHVCTLVKGLARIIRVILQSIPDMTNIMVLLFAIMLVFSVFGVTLFGNLVPMHFGNLGAALYSLFTCLTQDGWMNIYETFVEEGIALKIGGALYFFIFITGGAFICTNLLVAVVTSNLEQTMLTYAEEKKKRDQLLYPDKYVDQESNVGDDDSSPELNLVHLKAVMQDTAMTHRQMPLIYGNLGNLTEATYDDFCLILEGIQENLKRYKEIRDELSTIVKEVRSIAFNKEQEEERVLRNMQNTNISDGLLCNEVAAGRSGDILSTLMTLEKANMIDPEDVTASGYHRGAVKMAFLKARRHSLLSQSVPP; encoded by the exons ATGGGCAGGTTTCTCAATCATCCCGCCTTTAAAATCATGCTCGCTGCGCTCATCATCTGCAACGCGCTCATCATCGCTAGCCGGACGGAGGTGGAGGTCGAAGAG AAATACTATGGGTTGTTCTCTGCCATAGATAACATTGTCCTGACTGTTCTTTCCTGTGAAGTGCTTCTCAACTGGTACTATGGATTCCAGATGTACTGGAAG GATGGCTGGAACGTCATCAATTTTTTTATCGTGGCATATCTCTGTGTGGGGCCTTTCATCTCTGTGCTGAACAACCAAAAGATTTTCTGGGTCCTCAG GGTGATGAGGCTGATGCATGTCTGCACGCTGGTCAAGGGGCTGGCCAGGATCATCCGGGTGATCCTACAGTCCATCCCAGACATGACCAACATCATGGTCCTGCTCTTTGCCATCATGCTG GTCTTCTCAGTGTTTGGAGTGACTCTGTTTGGAAATCTGGTCCCAATGCACTTTGGAAATCTAGGGGCGGCTTTGTATTCGCTCTTCACCTGCCTCACGCAGGACGGATGGATGAACATATACGAGACCTTTGT GGAAGAGGGGATCGCCCTGAAAATAGGGGGTGCCCTTTACTTTTTCATCTTCATCACGGGCGGGGCCTTTATCTGCACCAACCTGCTGGTGGCCGTGGTGACGTCAAATCTCGAGCAGACAATGCTCACCTACGCcgaggagaagaagaaaagagacCAGCTCCTCTACCCTGACAAGTATGTGGACCAGGAG TCCAATGTTGGGGATGACGACTCATCTCCGGAGCTGAACCTGGTGCATTTGAAAGCAGTGATGCAGGATACAGCCATGACACATCGCCAGATGCCACTGATCTATGGCAACCTGGGCAACCTGACTGAAGCTACCTATGATGATTTCTGTCTCATCTTGGAAGGGATCCAAGAGAACCTGAAACGATACAAAGAGATCCGGGATGAGCTTAGCAC AATAGTCAAGGAGGTAAGGTCCATTGCATTCAATAAAgaacaggaggaggagagggtgctgAGAAACATGCAGAACACCAACATCTCCGATGGCCTGCTTTGCAACGAGGTGGCTGCTGGGAGGTCTGGAGATATCCTGTCCACGCTGATGACTCTGGAGAAG GCGAACATGATTGACCCAGAGGATGTCACGGCATCAGGGTACCACAGGGGGGCAGTGAAGATGGCCTTCCTGAAAGCCCGGCGCCATTCTCTTCTCAGCCAGTCAGTCCCTCCTTAG
- the LOC125624845 gene encoding cation channel sperm-associated protein 4 isoform X2, with amino-acid sequence MYWKDGWNVINFFIVAYLCVGPFISVLNNQKIFWVLRVMRLMHVCTLVKGLARIIRVILQSIPDMTNIMVLLFAIMLVFSVFGVTLFGNLVPMHFGNLGAALYSLFTCLTQDGWMNIYETFVEEGIALKIGGALYFFIFITGGAFICTNLLVAVVTSNLEQTMLTYAEEKKKRDQLLYPDKYVDQESNVGDDDSSPELNLVHLKAVMQDTAMTHRQMPLIYGNLGNLTEATYDDFCLILEGIQENLKRYKEIRDELSTIVKEVRSIAFNKEQEEERVLRNMQNTNISDGLLCNEVAAGRSGDILSTLMTLEKANMIDPEDVTASGYHRGAVKMAFLKARRHSLLSQSVPP; translated from the exons ATGTACTGGAAG GATGGCTGGAACGTCATCAATTTTTTTATCGTGGCATATCTCTGTGTGGGGCCTTTCATCTCTGTGCTGAACAACCAAAAGATTTTCTGGGTCCTCAG GGTGATGAGGCTGATGCATGTCTGCACGCTGGTCAAGGGGCTGGCCAGGATCATCCGGGTGATCCTACAGTCCATCCCAGACATGACCAACATCATGGTCCTGCTCTTTGCCATCATGCTG GTCTTCTCAGTGTTTGGAGTGACTCTGTTTGGAAATCTGGTCCCAATGCACTTTGGAAATCTAGGGGCGGCTTTGTATTCGCTCTTCACCTGCCTCACGCAGGACGGATGGATGAACATATACGAGACCTTTGT GGAAGAGGGGATCGCCCTGAAAATAGGGGGTGCCCTTTACTTTTTCATCTTCATCACGGGCGGGGCCTTTATCTGCACCAACCTGCTGGTGGCCGTGGTGACGTCAAATCTCGAGCAGACAATGCTCACCTACGCcgaggagaagaagaaaagagacCAGCTCCTCTACCCTGACAAGTATGTGGACCAGGAG TCCAATGTTGGGGATGACGACTCATCTCCGGAGCTGAACCTGGTGCATTTGAAAGCAGTGATGCAGGATACAGCCATGACACATCGCCAGATGCCACTGATCTATGGCAACCTGGGCAACCTGACTGAAGCTACCTATGATGATTTCTGTCTCATCTTGGAAGGGATCCAAGAGAACCTGAAACGATACAAAGAGATCCGGGATGAGCTTAGCAC AATAGTCAAGGAGGTAAGGTCCATTGCATTCAATAAAgaacaggaggaggagagggtgctgAGAAACATGCAGAACACCAACATCTCCGATGGCCTGCTTTGCAACGAGGTGGCTGCTGGGAGGTCTGGAGATATCCTGTCCACGCTGATGACTCTGGAGAAG GCGAACATGATTGACCCAGAGGATGTCACGGCATCAGGGTACCACAGGGGGGCAGTGAAGATGGCCTTCCTGAAAGCCCGGCGCCATTCTCTTCTCAGCCAGTCAGTCCCTCCTTAG